One genomic window of Polyangium aurulentum includes the following:
- a CDS encoding DUF58 domain-containing protein: MQSSRPGIASRLLDPAFVRELEVLRRRLEIRARSGASGEHVARRRGGSAEFQEHRPYSPGDDLRRIDWAAYARTGEPVLKLFRAEEDVIVRIVLDASASLDFGEPPKIEAARRVAAAFGYMALAASERAQILVAGEGLTREENPARGRSGLHALLRALDAIEPRGGTDLPRAIDTLLRKSKRAGMLVVVSDFMDGGPLATALGRAVAAGHDLALVQVVAPEEIEPAYEGDWALEDAETGATLEVTMDAAAIEAYVLRFAGLCEELRQIARRLNATYVRVRTDEPLESAIRRLVSRSID, encoded by the coding sequence ATGCAATCCTCACGGCCGGGGATCGCCTCTCGCCTCCTCGATCCTGCGTTCGTGCGCGAGCTCGAGGTCCTGCGGCGGCGGCTCGAAATTCGCGCGCGCTCGGGCGCGTCGGGGGAGCACGTCGCGCGCCGGCGCGGCGGTTCGGCCGAATTCCAGGAGCACAGGCCCTACAGCCCCGGCGACGACCTCCGGCGCATCGACTGGGCCGCGTACGCGCGCACCGGCGAGCCCGTCCTGAAGCTCTTCCGCGCCGAGGAAGACGTCATCGTCCGCATCGTCCTCGACGCATCCGCCTCGCTCGACTTCGGCGAGCCACCGAAGATCGAAGCCGCGCGCCGCGTCGCCGCCGCCTTCGGCTACATGGCCCTCGCCGCCTCCGAGCGCGCCCAGATCCTCGTCGCCGGCGAGGGGCTCACGCGCGAGGAGAACCCCGCCCGCGGCAGGAGCGGATTGCACGCGCTCCTGCGCGCCCTCGACGCGATCGAGCCGCGCGGCGGAACCGACTTGCCCCGCGCGATCGATACGCTGCTGCGCAAGAGCAAGCGCGCAGGCATGCTGGTCGTCGTGTCCGATTTCATGGATGGCGGCCCGCTCGCGACCGCGCTCGGCCGCGCCGTCGCCGCAGGGCACGATCTGGCGCTCGTGCAGGTCGTCGCGCCCGAGGAGATCGAGCCCGCGTACGAGGGCGACTGGGCCCTCGAGGACGCCGAGACGGGCGCCACCCTCGAGGTGACGATGGATGCCGCGGCGATCGAGGCCTACGTGCTGCGCTTCGCGGGCCTGTGCGAGGAGCTGCGGCAGATCGCGCGCAGGCTCAACGCGACGTACGTCCGCGTGCGCACCGACGAGCCGCTCGAGAGCGCGATCCGCAGGCTCGTCTCGAGGAGCATCGACTGA
- a CDS encoding helix-turn-helix domain-containing protein, producing the protein MARIFNHEALLRARLELDLSQEQLATALGIDVRTLRRYESGSVNEGREGFSVRQPARRKLIERMCEELGLTEADLLVEPSAAPPPPPEAPPEAPSPSPAVPRLPLHVHTLQRARHFVGRDEVLARLSAWAEAQRPDAGVIALVGVGGAGKSAVAERFVTGLGDGARRGGVFVWSFYDDTRTEVFLAHAVRYFAGAEVPPGERIDRLQEALRGGAPHLMVLDGLETVQAEGGGGRAHGEIEDPLLRRLLCALARGLGGARALVTTRFELADLAPWAGAGADTIRLTALSDAEAARLLRQWGVLGDDAALGRLGAGTGGHALSIAVMGSYVGAFLGGDPAPLDGASLAEAARDDRLARRLAGVLAAYARALPEGERDLMARLSVLSAGADEEALAALARAGSVAGAMAGWGIAEIRRGLTRLDRLGLVFRAGVEPPRWSAHPFVREHFKTLLGVAPSAVEAALAPPQISLTRAPRRPPREGEALDALEALARALIAAGRMEEAYGVYARSMGGFSHLGLVLGEMSRGARAVRAFASADDPLRYSDALPLLMRAALAYDAGLYAGALGDLELAVRCYATHNALAEEADEPVDILIGLRTMAYTRRLRGQIRLALELVEQSIDIAVRVEYPGHIERGSALRASILHDLGEVDAATDVFAHLRASDDGMRARRGLWEAEHLLAVGRKREAVEMTRANIEDCAYRGWAGHVAHGHALLGLSAACDDPADAEAHLVEVRRWASASGEVEMALRAHLLAAEIELARGRPDEAARHAGEGGHLAQVSGFWLARTRFDLIVARSAIARGDSNAAWLARSALEGAVDDDAWGRADALHWVGVAYLKKGEGSAARSSLEGALALRARLRHPEVEATRALLAGLS; encoded by the coding sequence ATGGCCAGGATCTTCAACCACGAGGCGCTGCTCCGGGCGCGGCTCGAGCTGGATCTGTCGCAGGAGCAGCTCGCGACGGCCCTGGGCATCGACGTGCGCACCCTGCGCCGCTACGAGTCCGGCTCCGTGAACGAGGGCCGCGAGGGCTTCTCGGTGCGTCAGCCCGCGCGGCGCAAGCTGATCGAGCGCATGTGCGAGGAGCTCGGGCTGACCGAGGCGGACCTGCTCGTCGAGCCCTCCGCCGCCCCGCCCCCGCCCCCAGAAGCGCCGCCCGAGGCGCCGAGCCCGAGCCCGGCGGTGCCGAGATTGCCGCTTCACGTCCACACATTGCAGCGGGCGCGTCATTTCGTGGGTCGCGACGAGGTGCTCGCGCGGTTATCGGCGTGGGCGGAGGCGCAGCGGCCGGATGCGGGCGTGATCGCGCTCGTGGGCGTGGGGGGCGCGGGCAAGAGCGCGGTGGCCGAGCGCTTCGTCACGGGGCTCGGAGACGGGGCGCGGAGGGGCGGCGTCTTCGTCTGGAGCTTCTACGACGACACGCGCACGGAGGTCTTTCTGGCGCACGCGGTCCGATATTTCGCGGGCGCGGAGGTGCCGCCGGGCGAGCGGATCGATCGATTGCAGGAGGCGCTCCGGGGAGGCGCGCCGCATTTGATGGTGCTCGATGGCCTCGAGACCGTGCAGGCCGAGGGAGGCGGGGGGCGCGCGCATGGCGAGATCGAGGATCCGTTGCTGCGGCGGCTCCTGTGCGCGCTCGCGCGGGGGCTCGGCGGGGCGCGGGCGCTCGTGACGACGCGCTTCGAGCTCGCCGACCTCGCGCCGTGGGCGGGCGCGGGGGCCGACACGATTCGATTGACTGCGCTCTCCGACGCGGAGGCGGCGCGGCTCTTGCGGCAATGGGGGGTGCTCGGCGACGACGCGGCGCTCGGGCGTCTCGGCGCGGGGACGGGCGGGCACGCGCTCTCGATTGCGGTGATGGGCTCGTACGTGGGGGCGTTTCTCGGCGGGGATCCGGCGCCTCTCGACGGGGCGAGCCTCGCGGAGGCGGCGCGCGACGACAGGCTTGCCCGCCGCCTCGCGGGCGTGCTCGCGGCCTATGCGCGCGCGCTGCCGGAGGGGGAGCGCGATTTGATGGCGCGTCTGTCGGTTCTTTCTGCCGGCGCGGACGAGGAGGCGCTGGCGGCGCTCGCGCGCGCCGGATCGGTCGCGGGGGCCATGGCGGGCTGGGGGATCGCCGAGATTCGCCGGGGTCTCACGAGGCTCGATCGGCTCGGGCTCGTCTTTCGCGCAGGCGTCGAGCCGCCACGCTGGTCGGCCCATCCGTTTGTCCGGGAGCATTTCAAGACGCTCCTGGGCGTCGCGCCTTCGGCGGTGGAGGCGGCCCTCGCGCCGCCGCAGATCTCGCTCACCCGTGCGCCGCGCAGGCCGCCGCGGGAGGGGGAGGCGCTCGACGCGCTCGAGGCGCTCGCGCGGGCGCTCATCGCGGCGGGACGAATGGAAGAGGCGTACGGGGTGTACGCGCGGAGCATGGGGGGGTTTTCGCACCTCGGGCTCGTGCTCGGCGAGATGAGCCGCGGCGCGCGCGCCGTCCGGGCCTTCGCGTCCGCGGACGATCCGCTGCGCTACTCGGACGCCCTGCCGCTCCTCATGCGCGCGGCGCTCGCGTACGATGCGGGCCTTTATGCGGGCGCGCTCGGCGACCTCGAGCTCGCCGTGCGCTGCTATGCGACGCACAACGCGCTCGCCGAGGAGGCGGACGAGCCCGTGGACATCCTGATCGGCCTGCGCACGATGGCGTATACCCGGCGCCTGCGGGGGCAGATCAGGCTCGCGCTCGAGCTCGTGGAGCAATCGATCGACATCGCCGTGCGGGTCGAATATCCGGGGCACATCGAGCGCGGGTCGGCGCTGCGCGCGTCGATCTTGCACGACCTCGGCGAGGTGGACGCGGCGACGGATGTCTTTGCGCACCTGCGCGCCTCGGACGACGGGATGCGGGCGCGGCGCGGCTTGTGGGAGGCCGAGCACCTGCTCGCGGTCGGGCGAAAGCGCGAGGCGGTGGAGATGACGCGCGCCAATATCGAGGATTGCGCCTACCGCGGCTGGGCGGGGCACGTGGCGCACGGGCACGCGCTGCTCGGGCTCTCGGCGGCGTGCGACGATCCGGCGGATGCAGAAGCGCACCTCGTCGAGGTGCGGCGGTGGGCGTCGGCGTCGGGGGAGGTGGAGATGGCGCTGCGCGCGCACCTTCTGGCGGCCGAGATCGAGCTTGCGCGAGGGCGCCCGGACGAGGCCGCGAGGCACGCGGGCGAGGGGGGGCACCTCGCGCAGGTCTCGGGCTTCTGGCTCGCGCGGACGCGGTTCGACCTGATCGTGGCGCGGAGCGCGATTGCGAGGGGTGATTCGAATGCGGCGTGGCTCGCGCGCAGCGCGCTCGAGGGCGCGGTGGACGACGACGCGTGGGGCCGCGCCGATGCGCTGCACTGGGTGGGCGTCGCGTACCTGAAGAAGGGGGAGGGGAGCGCGGCGCGGTCGTCGCTCGAGGGTGCGCTCGCCCTGCGCGCGCGGCTTCGGCACCCGGAGGTGGAAGCCACGCGCGCCTTGCTGGCGGGTTTGTCGTGA
- a CDS encoding 2OG-Fe(II) oxygenase codes for MNATLQMHASRATDPIFTVPDLLSPEECAAFIRRASGTGFGEAPLTVGVNRFMMEKSVRNNERVIEDDPALAARLWKRLEPHVPAVWGSMCAIGLNERFRYYRYTPGQYFRWHRDGSFVRSPTERSLFTVIYYLNDDFLGGTTDFHGEGELRITPRRGMALIFAHPIYHQGAEVVRGTKYVLRSDVMYTRL; via the coding sequence ATGAACGCCACCCTTCAGATGCACGCGAGCCGCGCCACCGACCCGATCTTCACCGTCCCGGACCTGCTCTCGCCGGAGGAGTGCGCCGCCTTCATCCGCCGCGCCAGCGGCACCGGCTTCGGCGAGGCCCCGCTCACGGTGGGCGTGAACAGGTTCATGATGGAAAAGAGCGTCCGCAACAACGAGCGCGTCATCGAGGACGACCCCGCCCTCGCCGCCCGACTCTGGAAACGCCTCGAGCCCCACGTCCCCGCCGTCTGGGGCTCCATGTGCGCAATCGGCCTGAACGAGCGATTCCGCTATTATCGCTACACGCCCGGGCAGTACTTTCGGTGGCACCGCGACGGCTCATTCGTTCGTTCTCCCACAGAACGTAGCCTTTTCACGGTGATCTACTACCTGAACGACGATTTTCTGGGCGGAACGACCGATTTCCACGGAGAGGGCGAGCTGCGCATCACGCCCCGGCGCGGCATGGCGTTGATTTTCGCGCATCCGATCTACCACCAGGGCGCGGAGGTCGTACGCGGGACGAAATACGTGCTCCGCAGCGACGTGATGTACACGCGGCTGTGA
- a CDS encoding serine hydrolase domain-containing protein, whose amino-acid sequence MKRLVSSALVLGTLLSAPVALAAQPSTAGTPHRLQYQKHGDPSRVNMDPATLALAVEHVEDIVDDGQVDGAVLLVARHGQVVVHRAFGKRDGNLAGGYNPSMPLDGIFDLQSITKVFTSYVAMQLHAEGKLDIDAPVGTYLPEYAVGDKADVRVRDFMRYTSGLFIDATILGSSDPWAAMVAEELAYTPNSRVYYSDLGYRLLGRTIETAGGASLDALMEEYIFEPLGMKDTGYAPYLNMPHKASRFVGTKFSDVRGHYMRGEVADEQDYFIETHGHGVTGCDGVFSTAWDLALFGQMLVNHGAHVWGKTNPHGVCPPGNKHCHVLQLLPASLSDATTSLQTADVLSLPAASTTWVENLLRADKGYGWELPEYLPGAYSPGGQLISMLGATKTGGAGTFIMIDPDPSRDLVVVLLTNHGLPSHDDLGVDENGELLWPGYDKMLEGIGPDTVNDLVQLSIVGP is encoded by the coding sequence ATGAAGCGCCTCGTCTCTTCGGCTCTCGTCCTCGGCACCCTCCTCTCCGCGCCCGTCGCCCTGGCCGCGCAGCCCTCGACCGCGGGGACCCCTCATCGCTTGCAGTATCAAAAGCATGGCGATCCGAGCCGCGTGAACATGGACCCGGCCACGCTCGCGCTCGCGGTCGAGCATGTCGAGGACATCGTCGACGACGGTCAGGTGGACGGCGCAGTCCTCCTCGTGGCGCGCCATGGTCAGGTCGTCGTGCACCGGGCGTTTGGCAAGCGCGACGGCAATCTCGCGGGCGGCTACAACCCGAGCATGCCCCTCGACGGCATCTTCGATCTGCAGTCGATCACGAAGGTCTTCACCTCGTACGTCGCCATGCAGCTCCACGCCGAGGGCAAGCTCGACATCGACGCGCCGGTCGGGACCTATCTGCCCGAGTATGCCGTGGGTGACAAGGCCGATGTCCGCGTCCGCGATTTCATGCGGTACACGTCGGGCCTCTTCATCGACGCGACCATCCTGGGCTCCAGCGACCCGTGGGCGGCCATGGTGGCCGAGGAGCTCGCGTACACGCCGAACAGCAGGGTCTATTACAGCGACCTCGGCTATCGCCTGCTCGGCCGCACGATCGAGACCGCCGGGGGCGCGTCGCTCGACGCGCTGATGGAAGAGTACATCTTCGAGCCGCTCGGAATGAAGGACACGGGCTATGCGCCCTACCTGAACATGCCCCACAAGGCGAGCCGCTTCGTGGGGACCAAGTTCTCGGACGTGCGCGGCCACTACATGCGCGGCGAGGTCGCCGACGAGCAGGACTATTTCATCGAGACGCACGGCCACGGCGTGACGGGCTGTGACGGCGTCTTCTCGACCGCCTGGGACCTGGCGCTCTTCGGCCAGATGCTGGTCAATCACGGCGCGCACGTCTGGGGCAAGACGAACCCGCACGGGGTTTGCCCGCCTGGTAACAAGCATTGCCACGTCTTGCAGCTCCTGCCGGCCTCGCTCTCCGACGCGACCACGAGCCTGCAGACGGCGGACGTGCTCTCGCTCCCCGCCGCGAGCACGACCTGGGTGGAGAACCTCCTGCGCGCGGACAAGGGATACGGCTGGGAGCTGCCCGAGTATCTGCCCGGCGCGTATTCGCCCGGCGGGCAATTGATCTCGATGCTCGGCGCGACGAAGACGGGCGGCGCGGGGACGTTCATCATGATCGACCCCGACCCGTCGCGCGATCTGGTGGTCGTTCTGCTGACCAACCACGGCCTGCCCTCGCACGACGACCTCGGGGTCGACGAGAACGGGGAGCTTTTGTGGCCGGGATACGACAAGATGCTCGAGGGAATCGGCCCGGACACGGTGAACGACCTCGTCCAGCTCTCGATCGTCGGCCCGTGA
- a CDS encoding NADAR family protein, translating to MDKGTLIAASQRGEPLDYLFFWGHTAAEGGGVGPWVLSQWWLSSFEVEGQTYPATEHFMMAEKARLFGDDEVRARILATGDPAKAKKLGREVRGFDEARWAEHRYSIVVQGNLAKFGQSDKLRSYLRSTGKRVLVEASPQDRIWGIGLAAADPRARQPAEWPGLNLLGFALMEVRARLGGAD from the coding sequence ATGGACAAGGGCACCCTGATCGCGGCCTCGCAGCGCGGAGAGCCTCTCGACTACCTCTTCTTCTGGGGCCACACGGCCGCCGAGGGCGGTGGGGTCGGCCCCTGGGTCCTGAGCCAGTGGTGGCTGTCGTCCTTTGAGGTGGAAGGACAAACCTATCCGGCCACCGAGCACTTCATGATGGCCGAGAAGGCGCGCCTGTTCGGCGACGACGAGGTCCGCGCGCGCATCCTCGCGACGGGCGACCCGGCGAAGGCGAAGAAGCTCGGCCGCGAGGTGCGCGGCTTCGACGAGGCGAGGTGGGCCGAGCACCGCTATTCGATCGTGGTCCAGGGCAACCTCGCCAAGTTCGGGCAGAGCGACAAGTTGCGCAGCTACCTGCGCTCGACGGGCAAGAGGGTGCTCGTGGAGGCGAGCCCGCAGGATCGGATCTGGGGCATCGGGCTCGCCGCGGCCGATCCGCGGGCGAGGCAGCCGGCGGAATGGCCCGGGCTCAACCTCCTCGGCTTCGCGCTCATGGAAGTCCGCGCGCGGCTCGGGGGGGCAGACTGA
- the lepB gene encoding signal peptidase I — MSEPRPKKRRVTVVVVLALLLVVPLIGLRLFVQAFRIPSGAMMPTLVVGDHIFATRGGGAPSRGDVVVYPFPENPAQAFIKRVLGMPGDTIELVGGRPIINGLLVPHCHVGAVSYEGRSQELYIEYLDGRAYGVLHDVVSEEKTCEVDADCDVGMGCRAKICGEVQGPWRVPAGEVWMVGDNRNNSHDSRFWNGGRGGGVPIDTIIARAWLVWMSFGKGGGVVSDRVWARVDDGPVLPASASALKPALDKCLRARPAGTEPPSAP; from the coding sequence ATGTCCGAGCCCCGTCCCAAGAAGAGGCGCGTCACGGTCGTCGTCGTCCTCGCCCTCCTTCTCGTGGTCCCTCTCATCGGGCTGCGCCTCTTCGTCCAAGCGTTCAGGATTCCGTCCGGCGCCATGATGCCCACGCTCGTCGTGGGCGACCACATCTTTGCGACGCGGGGAGGCGGCGCGCCGAGCCGCGGGGACGTGGTCGTCTATCCCTTCCCGGAGAACCCCGCCCAGGCCTTCATCAAGCGCGTCCTCGGGATGCCGGGCGATACGATCGAGCTCGTGGGCGGCCGGCCCATCATCAACGGGTTGCTCGTGCCGCACTGCCACGTGGGCGCGGTCTCCTACGAGGGTCGATCCCAGGAGCTCTATATCGAGTACCTCGACGGCCGGGCGTACGGCGTGCTTCACGACGTCGTGTCCGAGGAGAAGACATGCGAGGTGGACGCCGATTGCGACGTCGGTATGGGCTGCCGCGCGAAGATCTGCGGCGAAGTGCAGGGGCCCTGGCGCGTGCCCGCGGGCGAGGTGTGGATGGTGGGGGACAATCGAAACAACAGCCACGATTCCCGCTTCTGGAACGGCGGGCGCGGGGGCGGGGTGCCCATCGATACGATCATTGCGCGCGCGTGGCTCGTGTGGATGTCGTTCGGCAAGGGCGGCGGCGTCGTGAGCGATCGGGTCTGGGCGCGCGTCGACGACGGGCCGGTCTTGCCCGCGAGCGCGAGCGCGCTGAAGCCCGCGCTCGACAAGTGCCTGCGAGCGCGGCCCGCAGGGACGGAGCCGCCGTCGGCGCCGTGA
- a CDS encoding RNA polymerase sigma factor, whose protein sequence is MPSETTSHWVLLALRRYEQPLLRYASAIVGSAGATDVVQDTFMRLCKQDRAAVEPKLAAWLFTVCRNRALEVRREKTRLQSVAEVDDVMQSETPGPGEALERKEAMRRVLDALDTLPERQREAVLLKFSGDLSYQEIAEVLGTSVSNVGFMLHAALRALREQMDKADRRPK, encoded by the coding sequence ATGCCGAGCGAGACGACGAGTCACTGGGTCCTTCTGGCGCTACGGCGCTACGAGCAGCCCTTGCTTCGTTATGCCTCGGCCATCGTGGGTTCAGCGGGGGCAACCGACGTGGTGCAAGACACGTTCATGCGCCTCTGCAAGCAGGATCGAGCGGCCGTCGAGCCCAAGCTCGCGGCCTGGCTTTTCACGGTTTGCCGAAACCGGGCCCTCGAGGTGCGGCGCGAAAAGACCCGCTTGCAATCCGTGGCGGAGGTGGACGACGTCATGCAGAGCGAGACCCCAGGGCCCGGAGAGGCCCTCGAGCGCAAAGAGGCCATGCGCCGCGTCCTCGACGCGCTCGATACGTTGCCGGAGCGCCAGCGCGAGGCTGTGCTCCTCAAATTCAGCGGCGATTTGAGCTACCAGGAGATCGCCGAGGTCCTCGGGACCAGCGTCTCCAACGTGGGCTTCATGCTGCACGCGGCCCTGCGCGCGCTGCGCGAGCAAATGGATAAAGCCGACAGGAGGCCGAAATGA
- a CDS encoding vWA domain-containing protein has product MTIDKDDPRLGAYALGEMPEEEARAFEAELEKSPEAQAEVEMLREMAGLLRDGLKKGPETLSRNQRAAIEEEANGRKNEKSALRRRLATGFVVAASFTVIAAMSLDMVFPRIGGQGSPAAERAERQRQLQEKLLEEYRQSEDLQNQIAQNEPKAAPPLLGNAGRGLNAPQSPTRGERDEYGFNTESYAAFEDNPFIQVATDPRSTFSIDVDTASYANVRSHLSRGQRPPRGAVRIEELINYFPYSDPAPNDGSPFAVRTEVSEAPWAPSHRLVRIALKGREIPAAERASSNLVFLIDVSGSMDEPNKLPLLKRAMRLLVKQLYASDRVSIVVYAGASGLVLPPTSGADQQTILDALDKLQSGGSTNGGQGIELAYATAARGFLRGGINRVILATDGDFNVGVTDRSQLVDLIKKEAKTGVFLSVLGFGRGNFKDDTLESLAQHGNGNYAYIDGPSEARKVLVQQATGTLITIAKDVKIQVEFNPRAARAFRLIGYENRILAHRDFNDDKKDAGEIGAGHTVTALYEIVPPGAPMPDEKVDALKYQRPATETDAAAMGELLTVKLRHQPPQGGASRLIEVPVRDEGRAFASASVDFRFAASVAAFGMILRESPHKGEATMAEVVRIAESSLGEDPGGYRREFVALARSATSLPAPGAKPPPRKEGGRCPPNDPLCADL; this is encoded by the coding sequence ATGACGATCGACAAGGACGATCCGCGCCTCGGCGCCTACGCGCTCGGCGAGATGCCCGAAGAGGAGGCGCGCGCCTTCGAGGCGGAGCTCGAAAAGAGCCCCGAGGCCCAGGCCGAGGTGGAGATGCTGCGCGAGATGGCGGGGCTCTTGCGGGACGGCCTGAAAAAGGGCCCGGAGACGCTCTCCCGCAATCAGCGCGCGGCGATCGAGGAGGAGGCGAACGGCAGAAAGAACGAGAAGTCGGCCCTCCGGCGCCGGCTGGCCACGGGCTTCGTCGTGGCCGCGTCTTTCACGGTGATCGCCGCCATGTCCCTGGACATGGTCTTTCCGCGAATTGGCGGACAGGGCAGCCCCGCCGCGGAGCGGGCCGAGAGGCAGCGCCAGCTCCAGGAGAAGCTGCTGGAGGAGTACCGGCAAAGCGAAGATCTGCAGAATCAGATCGCCCAGAACGAGCCCAAGGCCGCGCCGCCCCTGCTCGGGAACGCGGGGAGGGGATTGAACGCGCCGCAGAGCCCGACGCGCGGGGAGAGGGACGAATACGGCTTCAACACCGAGTCGTACGCTGCCTTCGAGGACAACCCGTTCATCCAGGTGGCGACCGATCCGCGATCGACGTTCTCCATCGACGTGGACACGGCCTCTTATGCGAACGTTCGCAGCCACCTTTCGCGCGGCCAGCGCCCGCCTCGCGGAGCCGTGCGCATCGAGGAGCTGATCAACTACTTCCCGTACTCGGACCCCGCGCCGAACGACGGCTCGCCCTTCGCTGTGCGGACCGAGGTCAGCGAGGCTCCCTGGGCGCCGTCGCACAGGCTCGTGCGCATCGCGCTGAAAGGTCGGGAAATCCCTGCGGCGGAGCGGGCGAGCAGTAACCTCGTCTTTCTGATCGACGTCTCGGGCTCGATGGACGAGCCGAACAAATTGCCTCTGCTCAAGCGCGCGATGCGCCTGCTCGTCAAGCAGCTCTACGCGAGCGACCGCGTCTCGATCGTCGTGTACGCCGGCGCCTCGGGCCTCGTCCTGCCGCCCACCTCGGGCGCCGACCAGCAGACGATCCTGGACGCGCTCGACAAACTGCAATCGGGTGGCTCGACGAACGGAGGCCAGGGCATCGAGCTCGCCTACGCGACGGCGGCCCGGGGCTTTTTGCGAGGAGGGATCAACCGCGTCATCCTGGCGACCGACGGCGACTTCAACGTCGGCGTCACCGATCGCAGCCAGCTCGTGGATCTCATCAAGAAAGAGGCCAAGACGGGCGTCTTCTTGAGCGTCCTCGGGTTTGGCAGAGGAAACTTCAAGGACGACACGCTCGAGTCTCTGGCGCAGCACGGCAATGGGAACTACGCGTACATCGACGGCCCGTCGGAGGCGCGCAAGGTGCTCGTGCAGCAGGCGACGGGCACGCTGATCACCATCGCCAAGGACGTGAAGATCCAGGTCGAGTTCAACCCGCGCGCGGCCCGGGCGTTCCGGCTGATCGGCTACGAGAACCGGATCCTCGCGCACCGCGATTTCAACGACGACAAGAAGGACGCGGGCGAGATCGGCGCGGGGCACACGGTGACGGCGCTCTACGAGATCGTGCCTCCGGGCGCGCCCATGCCCGACGAGAAGGTCGACGCATTGAAGTACCAGCGCCCCGCCACGGAGACGGACGCCGCGGCGATGGGCGAATTGCTCACGGTGAAGCTGCGCCATCAGCCCCCGCAAGGCGGCGCGAGCCGGCTGATCGAGGTCCCCGTGCGCGACGAGGGGCGCGCATTCGCATCGGCGAGCGTCGATTTCCGCTTCGCCGCGTCGGTGGCCGCGTTCGGGATGATCCTGCGGGAATCGCCGCACAAGGGCGAGGCCACCATGGCGGAGGTCGTGCGCATCGCCGAGAGCAGCCTCGGCGAAGATCCGGGCGGATATCGCAGAGAATTCGTCGCGCTCGCCCGCAGCGCGACGAGCCTGCCCGCGCCCGGAGCGAAGCCGCCTCCCAGGAAGGAAGGGGGCCGTTGCCCGCCGAACGATCCGCTCTGCGCCGACCTCTGA